Proteins encoded by one window of Paenibacillus urinalis:
- a CDS encoding RluA family pseudouridine synthase, which translates to MITYYEPITYTVQPEDEGMLLKTILQRRLGVSRKLMSKLKLTEQGIQLNGERVYISVKVRRGDLVELRMEKETSTDILPENIPFDILYEDEHLLVVNKQAGIIVHPTHGHYTGTLANGVVHYWAQKGEQVRFRPVHRLDQETSGVLCIAKNPYIHQHISEQMIAGTVDKYYTAVVFGHPVPSKGVVDEPIDRDPNEPHRRIVTTDGYAARTLYQVETAYEWASKVRIKLESGRTHQIRVHMKHLGCPLIGDSFYGQASPDWTAASTERLALAHTWIERQALHASELVIVHPITGHSVRFTAPLPEDIQRLDQKLKTTMNRNNEEI; encoded by the coding sequence ATGATAACGTATTATGAACCTATTACCTATACCGTACAACCAGAAGATGAAGGGATGCTGCTGAAGACGATTCTGCAGCGCAGATTAGGTGTGTCACGCAAGCTGATGTCGAAGCTCAAGCTGACAGAGCAGGGAATACAGTTAAACGGTGAAAGGGTATATATCAGTGTCAAGGTTCGCAGGGGAGATCTTGTAGAGCTTCGTATGGAGAAGGAAACCTCCACGGATATATTGCCTGAGAATATTCCCTTCGACATATTATACGAGGATGAGCATCTGCTCGTCGTGAACAAGCAAGCCGGAATCATTGTTCATCCGACACATGGACATTATACGGGAACACTTGCGAATGGGGTCGTGCATTACTGGGCACAAAAAGGGGAACAGGTTCGCTTTAGACCTGTGCATCGGCTGGACCAAGAGACCTCAGGCGTGCTGTGTATTGCCAAGAACCCGTATATTCATCAGCATATTTCTGAACAAATGATTGCAGGCACTGTTGATAAATATTACACGGCCGTTGTTTTCGGTCATCCTGTCCCTTCTAAGGGCGTAGTGGATGAACCGATTGACCGTGACCCGAATGAGCCACATCGCCGGATTGTAACGACGGACGGTTATGCTGCAAGGACGTTATATCAAGTCGAAACAGCTTATGAATGGGCCAGCAAAGTACGAATCAAGCTTGAGAGCGGACGCACGCATCAAATCAGAGTACACATGAAGCATTTGGGCTGCCCGCTAATTGGTGATTCATTCTATGGACAAGCTTCACCGGATTGGACGGCTGCCTCCACGGAAAGACTTGCGCTCGCTCATACTTGGATTGAGCGACAGGCCCTTCACGCGAGCGAGCTGGTTATCGTTCATCCGATCACAGGCCATAGCGTACGCTTTACCGCGCCGCTCCCAGAAGATATACAGAGGCTGGATCAGAAGCTAAAGACAACTATGAATCGTAATAATGAGGAGATTTAA
- a CDS encoding arsenate reductase family protein — MSKLTVYQYAKCGTCRKAVKWLEERGHELTLIPIFEEPPGPEKLTELVNNSGLELKKFFNTSGEVYKELNLKDKLKEMSSQEQIELLSSNGRLIKRPIVTDGNKVSVGFKEEQYQDMWS, encoded by the coding sequence ATGAGTAAACTGACAGTATATCAATATGCAAAGTGCGGCACCTGCCGCAAAGCCGTTAAATGGCTGGAAGAGCGTGGACATGAGCTTACGCTGATCCCTATTTTTGAAGAGCCTCCAGGCCCAGAGAAGCTGACAGAGCTAGTTAATAACAGTGGGCTGGAACTCAAGAAGTTTTTTAACACCAGCGGTGAGGTGTACAAGGAATTGAATCTGAAGGACAAGCTGAAAGAGATGTCAAGCCAGGAGCAGATCGAGCTGCTGTCCTCCAATGGCAGATTAATCAAGCGTCCGATTGTTACTGACGGAAATAAAGTATCTGTGGGCTTCAAGGAGGAACAGTACCAAGACATGTGGAGCTGA
- a CDS encoding 5'-3' exonuclease: METKDQSVLLVDGMAVLFRAYYATASGGYIRRTKDGIATNAVYGFIRYFWDAVQTFNPTHVVCCWDLGGGTFRGEHYADYKGNRPEAPEDLVPQFTMIQEVMDSLGVPNISAAGYEADDCLGTLSRSYNEELDMNVMILSGDHDLLQLVNERTKVIIMKKGHGNYKVYTPESLYEEKQLHPRQIIDMKGLMGDASDNYPGVRGIGEKTAMKLVQEYDSIEGILEHMDDLSPSIRKKIEADMDMLHLSRKLAKIHCEVPVACSLESSLLVLDHAQIISKFEELEMKSLCSLMGVAIG, translated from the coding sequence ATAGAAACAAAAGATCAATCGGTATTGTTAGTCGATGGTATGGCAGTATTGTTTCGGGCGTATTATGCCACAGCTTCAGGCGGTTATATTAGACGGACCAAGGATGGAATTGCAACCAATGCGGTATATGGATTCATCCGTTATTTCTGGGATGCAGTGCAGACCTTTAATCCGACACATGTGGTATGCTGCTGGGATCTGGGCGGCGGAACGTTCCGCGGTGAACATTACGCTGATTACAAAGGAAACAGACCAGAAGCTCCCGAAGATCTTGTACCTCAATTTACTATGATTCAAGAAGTAATGGACAGCTTGGGCGTACCGAATATTAGTGCTGCTGGATATGAGGCGGATGATTGCTTAGGAACACTCAGCCGTTCATACAATGAAGAGCTGGACATGAACGTTATGATCTTGTCTGGTGATCATGATCTGCTGCAGCTGGTGAACGAAAGAACCAAAGTTATTATTATGAAAAAAGGTCACGGCAATTATAAAGTATATACTCCGGAATCTCTGTACGAAGAGAAGCAGCTTCATCCACGGCAAATCATTGATATGAAGGGCTTGATGGGAGATGCGAGTGATAACTACCCCGGCGTGAGAGGAATCGGCGAGAAGACGGCGATGAAGCTGGTTCAAGAGTACGATTCCATTGAAGGAATTCTGGAGCATATGGATGATCTGTCTCCGTCCATTCGCAAGAAGATCGAAGCAGATATGGACATGCTCCATTTATCTCGCAAGCTTGCAAAAATTCATTGCGAGGTTCCTGTTGCATGCTCGCTTGAGAGCAGTTTGCTTGTTCTGGATCATGCGCAGATCATTAGCAAATTTGAGGAGCTGGAGATGAAGAGTCTCTGCTCATTAATGGGAGTAGCGATCGGCTGA
- a CDS encoding MOSC domain-containing protein, which yields MMNGSKEIYSAIFKSSTTERLFLSRTGFHGDEQADLVNHGGEDKAVCVFSHQAYPVYEDLLGRTLDPGAFGENVTVSEFGETDVYIGDTFQLGEAVVQISQPRVPCFKLGLKHQHKELPLHFQTTGLTGYYFRVLTEGYVSSEDSLTLQSREQDSLSVMEANVIMHHRKTDVSSIKKLLSLSALAASWKETLSKRLAKLETT from the coding sequence ATGATGAATGGCAGCAAAGAGATATATTCCGCGATATTCAAATCTTCTACAACGGAGCGGCTGTTCTTATCCAGAACAGGATTTCATGGTGATGAACAGGCGGATCTAGTCAATCATGGTGGTGAGGATAAGGCGGTATGTGTCTTCAGCCATCAAGCATACCCGGTGTATGAGGATTTGCTGGGACGCACTCTCGATCCTGGAGCATTCGGTGAGAATGTAACCGTATCGGAGTTTGGTGAAACCGATGTATATATCGGCGATACGTTTCAGCTGGGTGAAGCGGTCGTACAGATCAGCCAGCCCCGAGTGCCATGCTTCAAGCTTGGACTGAAGCATCAGCACAAAGAGCTTCCGCTTCATTTTCAGACCACGGGATTGACGGGCTATTATTTTCGTGTCTTGACAGAGGGTTATGTGTCTTCAGAGGATTCCTTGACGCTGCAATCAAGAGAACAGGATTCCTTAAGTGTAATGGAGGCTAATGTTATCATGCATCACCGGAAGACGGATGTTAGCTCCATTAAGAAATTGTTATCGCTCTCAGCTCTTGCGGCAAGCTGGAAAGAAACACTCAGCAAACGGCTGGCAAAGCTGGAGACAACCTAG
- a CDS encoding ROK family protein encodes MGVLGAIEAGGTKFVCGVGNEQGEVFERVSFPTTKPEETMAQVISFFEQHKIEALGVGSFGPIDPIKSSPTYGHITTTPKPFWGGYNIIGKLKSHFQVPMSFDTDVNGAALGEYTWGAAKGLDSCIYITVGTGIGAGAVVSGQLIHGLSHPEMGHISVRRHPEDTYEGFCPYHGDCLEGIAAGPAISKRWGKQGIELPADHPAWEMEAYYLAQALVNYVLILSPQKIIMGGGVMKQEQLFPQVRAQLKKLLGGYVQHPSIMERVDEYVVYPELGDNAGICGALALAKLAKEEAKIELGLN; translated from the coding sequence ATGGGAGTACTTGGAGCAATTGAAGCTGGTGGAACGAAATTTGTATGCGGTGTAGGTAATGAGCAAGGTGAGGTATTTGAAAGAGTCAGCTTTCCAACAACGAAGCCGGAAGAAACGATGGCTCAGGTGATCTCTTTTTTTGAACAGCATAAGATCGAGGCACTTGGTGTAGGGTCTTTTGGACCTATTGATCCTATCAAATCGAGTCCTACATATGGTCATATTACGACAACACCAAAGCCTTTCTGGGGTGGTTATAATATCATTGGTAAATTGAAATCGCATTTTCAGGTTCCGATGAGTTTTGATACCGATGTGAATGGAGCCGCGCTGGGAGAATATACTTGGGGAGCAGCAAAAGGGCTGGATAGCTGCATTTATATTACGGTAGGTACCGGTATTGGCGCAGGAGCGGTAGTATCCGGGCAATTAATTCACGGCTTGTCACATCCTGAAATGGGGCATATTAGTGTAAGACGTCATCCGGAGGATACTTATGAGGGATTTTGCCCATATCATGGTGACTGCCTGGAAGGGATCGCGGCAGGTCCTGCGATATCCAAACGTTGGGGCAAACAAGGCATCGAGCTTCCCGCAGATCATCCGGCTTGGGAGATGGAGGCTTATTATCTGGCTCAGGCTTTGGTAAATTACGTGCTTATTCTCTCTCCGCAGAAGATTATTATGGGCGGCGGTGTTATGAAGCAGGAGCAGCTCTTCCCTCAAGTGAGAGCACAGCTGAAGAAGCTGCTAGGAGGTTATGTACAGCATCCAAGTATTATGGAGCGAGTCGACGAATATGTCGTTTATCCTGAACTGGGTGATAATGCCGGGATCTGTGGTGCGCTTGCACTGGCCAAGCTGGCCAAAGAAGAAGCCAAAATCGAACTGGGATTGAACTAG
- a CDS encoding HRDC domain-containing protein, translating into MKIVFMNQLSNTAPGAEVTYAQLWIGEEEGRWKLGWNKNSLEEEVSDIWYEGTSWNEMMHIYRLQLAIKMSEGYRPLIEGVFHEAGDTRTRSQGATKLQCYSELYGREELYQELCVWRRRKAQTERKAPYFIASNRLLRMISAYVPHTLEELRELPGVGDNKAAEYGEEILAITANEAREHAFPLDWVHEALNEEEYESWVFKQKEQKYKQELERFTLKKTVLSGIASNLSLDEISTSSGLTRRELVDFLEELEKGGYDTEALIAKELVWMTDEEQEQIWNAYDELGTGFLKPVLQRVYGEDPSSVGPLDQLYERLRMVRIRFRRQTEADRQVG; encoded by the coding sequence ATGAAGATTGTATTTATGAACCAGCTTTCAAATACGGCTCCCGGAGCGGAAGTGACTTATGCACAGTTATGGATTGGAGAGGAAGAAGGAAGGTGGAAGCTGGGCTGGAACAAGAACAGCCTTGAAGAGGAGGTCTCGGACATTTGGTATGAAGGTACGTCATGGAATGAAATGATGCATATTTATCGCCTGCAGCTGGCGATCAAGATGAGCGAAGGATATAGACCGCTGATTGAAGGTGTGTTTCATGAAGCAGGGGACACAAGAACGAGAAGCCAAGGGGCGACCAAGCTGCAATGCTATAGCGAGCTCTATGGACGTGAGGAATTGTATCAGGAGCTGTGCGTATGGCGGAGAAGGAAGGCTCAAACAGAGCGGAAAGCCCCTTATTTTATAGCCAGCAATCGGCTGCTTCGAATGATCAGTGCCTATGTTCCACATACCCTTGAGGAGCTGCGTGAGCTGCCGGGTGTCGGTGATAATAAGGCGGCAGAGTACGGGGAGGAAATTCTGGCCATTACGGCAAATGAAGCAAGAGAGCATGCATTTCCGCTTGATTGGGTACATGAAGCCCTGAATGAAGAAGAGTATGAATCATGGGTATTCAAGCAAAAGGAGCAGAAATATAAGCAGGAGCTGGAGCGTTTTACATTAAAGAAGACTGTATTATCAGGTATTGCCAGTAATCTTTCTCTGGATGAGATCAGCACAAGCTCTGGATTAACACGGAGAGAATTGGTTGATTTTCTCGAGGAGCTGGAGAAAGGAGGGTACGATACAGAAGCACTGATTGCCAAGGAGCTGGTATGGATGACCGATGAAGAGCAGGAGCAGATTTGGAATGCTTATGATGAGCTGGGCACGGGCTTCTTGAAGCCGGTACTGCAGCGTGTATATGGCGAAGATCCTTCTTCTGTAGGGCCGCTGGATCAGCTGTACGAGCGTCTGCGCATGGTTCGTATTCGGTTTAGAAGACAGACAGAAGCAGATCGACAAGTCGGCTAG
- the corA gene encoding magnesium/cobalt transporter CorA yields the protein MKIRLVNEGVFTPLDNIEDTITPPAEGFYWIDADVDDLAVLQPLFSMHDLAVEDCLSEEEQRPKLEIYESHYFIVVNSIRFDDEEIFLRAVNLFLGRHYIITVTKQKINELRTLKPILWEEEVSTPDRFLYYLVDSIVDNYFTVGDRLEARIDELEEDILMHTKKSHLNEIIGLRGEILWLRKALSPQKEVINTLNKKDLRLIDDQLQKYFSDIYENAVKISETFDTLRDLMGNLREAYQSSISNRANEIMRVFTAITTVFMPLTLITGIYGMNFTNMPELDYKYAYFIVIGVIFVLGLSMYWIFRKKDWI from the coding sequence ATGAAAATAAGACTGGTGAATGAAGGAGTTTTTACTCCGCTTGACAACATTGAAGATACAATTACTCCTCCCGCTGAAGGGTTCTACTGGATTGATGCAGATGTCGACGATCTGGCTGTGCTGCAGCCTCTCTTCTCCATGCATGATCTGGCCGTTGAAGACTGTCTCAGTGAGGAAGAACAGCGTCCAAAGCTCGAAATATATGAAAGCCATTATTTTATCGTTGTAAACAGCATCCGGTTTGATGATGAAGAAATATTTTTACGTGCCGTGAACCTATTTCTGGGTAGACATTATATTATTACGGTTACCAAGCAGAAGATTAACGAGCTTCGCACACTCAAGCCTATTCTCTGGGAGGAAGAAGTCAGCACACCTGACCGTTTCCTCTATTACCTTGTCGATTCGATCGTTGACAATTATTTTACAGTTGGTGACCGGCTTGAGGCACGGATTGATGAGCTGGAGGAAGACATTCTGATGCACACCAAGAAGTCGCATCTGAACGAGATCATTGGTCTGCGAGGTGAGATTCTGTGGTTAAGAAAGGCGCTGTCTCCACAGAAAGAAGTCATCAATACACTTAACAAAAAAGATCTGCGGTTAATTGATGATCAGCTTCAGAAATATTTCAGCGACATTTATGAAAATGCGGTGAAAATATCTGAAACCTTCGATACACTCCGCGATCTGATGGGGAACTTACGTGAGGCTTATCAGTCCAGTATTTCAAACCGTGCCAATGAAATCATGCGTGTGTTCACGGCGATTACTACGGTGTTCATGCCGCTGACTCTGATCACAGGCATCTATGGGATGAACTTCACCAACATGCCTGAACTAGATTATAAATATGCTTATTTTATCGTTATCGGTGTGATCTTCGTGCTCGGTCTATCGATGTATTGGATTTTCCGCAAGAAAGACTGGATATGA